In a single window of the Serratia quinivorans genome:
- the yhbU_2 gene encoding Uncharacterized protease yhbU precursor encodes MFTPELLSPAGTLKNMRYAFAYGADAVYAGQPRYSLRVRNNEFNHENLAQGINEAHALGKRFYVVVNIAPHNAKLKTFLRDLKPVIDMGPDALIMSDPGLIMMVREAFPQMDIHLSVQANAVNWATVKFWQQMGLTRVILSRELSLEEIAEIRTQVPEMELEIFVHGALCMAYSGRCLLSGYINKRDPNQGTCTNACRWQYKAEEGKEDETGNIVHMHEPIPVQTVEPTLGIGAPTDKVFMLSEAQKPDEYMSAFEDEHGTYIMNSKDLRAIQHVERLTQLGVHSLKIEGRTKSFYYCARTAQVYRRAIDDAVAGKPFDPTLLTTLEGLAHRGYTEGFLRRHVHEAQQNYDYGSSLSERQQFVGEFTGVRRDGWAEVDVKNKFMVGDSVEMMTPGGNVLFTLESMQNKKGEAIDVAPGNGHIVYLPIPSDIDLNYALLIRNLPETNSPAV; translated from the coding sequence ATGTTTACACCGGAACTCCTCTCCCCGGCGGGGACGCTGAAAAACATGCGTTACGCCTTTGCCTACGGTGCGGACGCCGTTTATGCCGGCCAACCGCGTTACAGCCTGCGGGTGCGCAATAACGAATTCAATCACGAGAATCTGGCACAGGGGATTAACGAAGCCCACGCGCTGGGCAAAAGATTCTACGTGGTGGTGAATATCGCCCCGCACAACGCCAAGCTGAAAACCTTCCTGCGCGATCTTAAACCGGTGATCGACATGGGCCCGGACGCGCTGATCATGTCCGATCCAGGCCTGATCATGATGGTGCGCGAAGCCTTCCCGCAGATGGACATTCATTTGTCGGTACAGGCGAACGCGGTTAACTGGGCGACGGTGAAATTCTGGCAGCAAATGGGGCTGACGCGAGTGATCCTGTCGCGTGAGCTGTCGCTGGAGGAGATCGCCGAGATCCGCACCCAGGTACCGGAAATGGAGCTGGAAATCTTCGTCCACGGTGCCCTGTGCATGGCCTACTCCGGCCGCTGCCTGTTGTCCGGTTATATCAACAAACGCGACCCCAATCAGGGCACCTGCACCAACGCCTGCCGCTGGCAGTACAAAGCGGAAGAAGGCAAAGAGGACGAGACCGGTAACATCGTTCATATGCATGAGCCGATCCCGGTACAAACCGTAGAGCCGACGTTGGGCATCGGTGCGCCGACCGATAAAGTGTTTATGCTGTCCGAAGCGCAAAAACCGGATGAGTACATGAGCGCCTTTGAAGATGAACACGGCACCTACATCATGAACTCGAAGGATTTACGTGCCATCCAGCATGTGGAACGCCTGACTCAGCTCGGCGTGCATTCGCTGAAAATCGAAGGCCGCACCAAATCCTTCTACTACTGCGCACGCACCGCACAAGTCTATCGCCGCGCCATCGACGACGCCGTCGCGGGCAAACCATTCGATCCCACCCTGCTCACCACGCTGGAAGGTCTGGCCCACCGGGGTTACACCGAAGGTTTCCTGCGTCGCCATGTGCACGAAGCCCAGCAAAACTACGATTACGGTTCCTCACTGTCTGAACGCCAGCAGTTTGTCGGTGAATTCACCGGCGTCCGCCGTGACGGTTGGGCAGAAGTGGATGTGAAAAACAAGTTCATGGTCGGCGATAGTGTCGAGATGATGACTCCCGGCGGTAACGTATTGTTTACCCTGGAGAGCATGCAAAATAAGAAAGGTGAAGCGATCGACGTGGCACCGGGCAACGGGCATATCGTTTATTTACCCATTCCGTCAGATATCGATCTCAATTACGCATTGCTGATCCGAAATTTGCCGGAGACCAATAGCCCTGCGGTGTAA
- a CDS encoding Uncharacterized conserved protein: protein MAIGHYELKKAKNGQYHFNLKASNGEIILASEMYASKASAENGIASVQTNSPHEAQYEIKHSTSNQPYFVLKAKNHQVIGVSEMYSSETAAKNGIQSVIKNGPSTDVRDLSA from the coding sequence ATGGCAATCGGTCACTATGAGCTGAAAAAAGCAAAGAATGGACAGTACCACTTCAACCTGAAAGCCAGTAATGGCGAAATCATTCTGGCCAGTGAGATGTACGCCAGCAAGGCCTCGGCGGAGAATGGCATTGCCTCGGTGCAAACCAATTCTCCCCACGAAGCGCAATATGAAATCAAGCACAGCACCAGCAATCAGCCTTACTTTGTGCTGAAGGCCAAAAACCATCAGGTGATCGGCGTCAGCGAAATGTACAGCTCTGAAACTGCTGCCAAAAACGGCATTCAATCGGTAATCAAAAACGGCCCGAGCACCGACGTGCGCGATTTGAGCGCATAA
- the vapB1 gene encoding Antitoxin VapB1: MERVAKLFKNGRNQAVRLPVEFEFDTDRVYIRRDREGNVILSKYPAKPDSWAPLLQMIAQTQVPQDFLTAEDRQQGMATRDPFAGEE; the protein is encoded by the coding sequence ATGGAAAGAGTCGCGAAGCTGTTTAAAAACGGCAGAAATCAGGCGGTGAGATTACCCGTGGAATTCGAATTCGATACAGATCGCGTGTATATCCGCCGCGATCGGGAGGGAAACGTGATTTTATCGAAATATCCGGCGAAACCTGACAGCTGGGCTCCGCTGCTGCAAATGATCGCACAAACGCAGGTACCGCAGGACTTCCTGACCGCGGAGGATCGTCAGCAGGGGATGGCCACCCGCGATCCCTTTGCCGGGGAAGAATAA
- the vapC gene encoding tRNA(fMet)-specific endonuclease VapC encodes MYMFDTNTVSQLFRRHPRLLGLMEKIPPSAVCISSITEAELLYGVAKRQSLTLKATVAAFLDSVTVYAWDSEAAHCYGAMRAEMTKNGRTMGALDQLIAAHAQSRGATIVTNDKAFAMVPGLAVEDWT; translated from the coding sequence ATGTATATGTTTGATACCAATACGGTCAGCCAGCTCTTTCGTCGGCACCCTCGTCTGCTCGGCTTAATGGAAAAGATCCCGCCTTCTGCGGTCTGCATTTCCAGTATTACCGAGGCTGAATTGCTCTATGGTGTCGCCAAACGGCAGAGTCTGACGCTGAAAGCGACGGTTGCGGCATTCCTTGATTCCGTGACGGTCTATGCTTGGGACAGTGAAGCCGCGCATTGCTATGGCGCTATGCGGGCGGAGATGACAAAAAACGGGCGAACGATGGGGGCTTTGGATCAGCTTATTGCCGCACACGCCCAGAGCCGCGGTGCGACGATTGTGACTAACGATAAGGCGTTCGCCATGGTGCCAGGCCTGGCAGTGGAAGACTGGACTTAA
- the baeR gene encoding Transcriptional regulatory protein BaeR — METQNQPLQIMIVEDEPKLGQLLVDYLQAAGYATHWLTNGSEVVPAVHAHSPALILLDLMLPGSDGLTVCRELRRFTDIPVVMVTAKIEEIDRLLGLEIGADDYICKPYSPREVVARVKTILRRCYRPLDNTQEETQLHIDEPRFQASYQGQMLDLTPAEFRLLKTLASQPGNVFSREQLLNNLYDDYRVVTDRTIDSHIKNLRRKLELIDGEKSFIRSVYGVGYRWEAEPCRLVNGL, encoded by the coding sequence ATGGAAACCCAGAACCAGCCGTTACAAATTATGATTGTTGAAGATGAACCCAAGCTCGGCCAACTGCTGGTGGACTACCTGCAGGCTGCGGGATACGCCACGCACTGGCTGACCAATGGCAGTGAGGTGGTGCCGGCGGTACATGCCCATTCCCCTGCCTTGATCCTGCTGGACTTGATGCTGCCGGGCAGCGACGGGTTAACGGTTTGCCGCGAGTTGCGCCGTTTTACCGATATTCCGGTGGTGATGGTGACGGCGAAAATCGAGGAGATCGATCGCCTGCTGGGGCTGGAGATCGGCGCAGATGATTACATCTGTAAACCTTACAGCCCGCGTGAAGTGGTCGCCAGGGTGAAAACCATTCTGCGCCGTTGCTACCGCCCGTTGGATAATACGCAGGAAGAAACTCAGCTTCACATTGATGAACCACGCTTTCAGGCCAGCTATCAGGGCCAAATGCTGGATCTCACCCCGGCAGAATTTCGCCTGCTGAAAACGCTGGCCAGCCAACCGGGCAACGTGTTCTCACGTGAGCAACTGCTGAATAATCTGTATGACGACTACCGGGTCGTCACCGACCGTACCATCGACAGTCATATCAAAAACCTGCGGCGCAAGCTGGAACTGATCGACGGCGAGAAGTCCTTTATCCGTTCGGTGTACGGCGTGGGCTATCGCTGGGAAGCCGAGCCTTGCCGGCTGGTGAATGGGCTTTAA
- the baeS gene encoding Signal transduction histidine-protein kinase BaeS translates to MKIGITGKLFMAIFATCMLVLITMHWGVRVSFERGFIDYIKNSNEQRINMLSEALEEQYSHHGNWVFLRNNDQVVYQIMRSFEQNSDSSHNLPPKGWRTQFWVVDSQFNRLVGHSGPLPKEGPRHPIRYNNEIVGWVLTTPVERLTRNTDINFDQQQRRTSWMIVALSTLLAAAVTWLMSRGLLAPVKRLVAGTHRLAAGDFSTRVAVSSQDELGRLALDFNQLATSLEKNEQMRRAVMADVSHELRTPLAVLRGELEALQDGVRQPTPASLSSLLAEVATLTKLVDDLHQLSLSDLGALAYRKSPLDCVHLLQVAVASFRDRFHAKGLEIVTLLPEQAPLFGDPDRLNQLFNNLLENSLRYTDAEGKLEIGAESLPGRLLIYWQDSAPGVNDEQLALIFERFYRTEGSRNRASGGSGLGLSICQNIVEAHNGKIYAQHSPLGGVRITVEFATPVMNKAS, encoded by the coding sequence ATGAAAATAGGCATTACCGGTAAACTGTTCATGGCGATTTTCGCCACCTGCATGCTGGTGTTAATCACCATGCACTGGGGTGTGCGTGTCAGCTTCGAACGCGGGTTTATCGACTACATCAAGAACAGTAACGAGCAGCGCATCAACATGCTGAGTGAAGCGCTGGAAGAACAGTACAGCCACCACGGTAACTGGGTCTTTCTGCGTAATAACGATCAGGTGGTTTACCAGATCATGCGTTCGTTCGAACAAAACAGCGACAGCAGCCACAATCTGCCGCCCAAGGGCTGGCGTACCCAGTTCTGGGTGGTGGACAGCCAGTTTAACCGGCTGGTGGGGCATTCCGGCCCGCTGCCAAAGGAAGGCCCGCGTCATCCCATCCGCTACAACAATGAAATTGTCGGCTGGGTGCTCACCACCCCGGTAGAGAGGCTGACGCGCAATACCGACATCAACTTCGACCAACAGCAAAGACGCACCAGTTGGATGATTGTCGCCCTCTCCACCCTGTTAGCTGCGGCGGTGACCTGGCTGATGTCGCGCGGACTACTGGCGCCGGTCAAGCGCCTGGTAGCGGGTACCCATCGGCTGGCTGCGGGGGATTTCAGCACCCGCGTGGCGGTCAGCAGCCAGGATGAACTGGGGCGGCTGGCGCTGGACTTTAACCAGCTTGCCACCTCACTGGAAAAAAATGAGCAGATGCGACGCGCCGTGATGGCCGACGTCTCGCACGAATTACGCACCCCGCTGGCGGTGTTGCGCGGCGAACTCGAAGCCTTGCAAGATGGCGTGCGTCAGCCCACCCCGGCCTCACTCAGCTCACTGCTGGCGGAAGTCGCCACCCTGACCAAGCTGGTCGATGACCTGCATCAACTGTCGTTATCCGATCTCGGCGCGCTCGCCTACCGTAAATCACCGCTCGACTGTGTGCACCTGCTGCAAGTTGCGGTCGCCAGCTTCCGCGACCGGTTCCACGCTAAAGGGCTGGAGATCGTGACACTGCTACCAGAGCAGGCACCGCTGTTTGGCGATCCCGACAGGCTTAACCAACTGTTTAATAACCTGCTGGAAAACAGCCTGCGTTATACCGATGCCGAGGGTAAGCTGGAGATCGGTGCAGAATCGTTGCCGGGCCGCCTGCTAATCTATTGGCAGGACAGCGCACCGGGCGTCAATGACGAGCAACTGGCACTCATTTTTGAACGCTTCTACCGTACCGAAGGTTCGCGTAATCGCGCCAGCGGCGGTTCCGGACTCGGGTTATCGATCTGTCAAAACATAGTGGAAGCACACAACGGGAAGATCTACGCACAGCACTCGCCTTTGGGCGGCGTGCGGATTACTGTAGAATTCGCCACCCCGGTAATGAATAAGGCGTCATGA
- the mdtD gene encoding Putative multidrug resistance protein MdtD, with protein sequence MLIKHTASVQWQLWIVAFGFFMQTLDTTIVNTALPSMAVSLGENPLRMQSVIVSYVLTVAVMLPASGWLADRVGVQRVFFSAIVLFTLGSILCARSETLNELIASRVVQGIGGAMMVPVGRLTVMKIVPREQYMAAMTFVTLPGQIGPLMGPALGGFLVQYASWHWIFLINIPVGIAGAIATLLLMPNYRMQTRRFDISGFILLAIGMATLTLALDGHKGMGLSATAIAGLVVAGVAALAGYWWHAHGNSRALFSLRLFKTRTYKVGLTASLLGRIGSGMLPFMTPLFMQVGMGFSPFHAGLMMIPMIIGSMGMKRIVVRVVNRFGYRNVLVAATLMLALISLSFPLVAMLGWIWLLPVVLFFQGMVNSLRFSAINTLTLKDLPDRLASSGNSLLSMVMQLSMSLGVSIAGILIGSFAHHQVVTDSPAIHSAFIYSYCCMALIIALPALAFARVPADTTTNRTLTKEPGTGSTRLQQ encoded by the coding sequence ATGCTTATAAAACACACCGCCTCAGTACAGTGGCAACTCTGGATTGTGGCATTCGGCTTTTTTATGCAGACGCTGGACACCACCATCGTCAACACCGCCCTGCCGTCGATGGCCGTCAGCCTGGGGGAGAACCCGCTGCGCATGCAGTCGGTGATCGTCTCCTATGTGCTGACGGTGGCGGTAATGTTGCCTGCCAGCGGCTGGCTGGCGGATCGGGTTGGGGTGCAGCGGGTGTTCTTCAGCGCCATCGTGCTGTTCACTCTGGGGTCGATCCTGTGTGCCCGCTCAGAAACGCTGAACGAACTGATCGCCTCGCGCGTGGTTCAGGGTATCGGGGGCGCAATGATGGTGCCGGTCGGTCGGTTGACGGTGATGAAAATCGTCCCGCGCGAACAGTATATGGCGGCGATGACCTTCGTCACCCTGCCCGGCCAAATCGGCCCGCTGATGGGGCCGGCGCTGGGTGGTTTTTTGGTGCAGTACGCCAGCTGGCACTGGATTTTCCTGATTAATATTCCGGTGGGGATCGCCGGGGCCATCGCCACGCTGCTGCTGATGCCCAACTACCGCATGCAGACCCGTCGCTTCGACATCAGCGGCTTTATCCTGCTGGCAATCGGGATGGCGACGCTGACGCTGGCGCTTGACGGTCACAAAGGCATGGGGCTGTCCGCTACCGCCATCGCCGGGCTGGTGGTGGCTGGCGTAGCGGCGCTAGCGGGATACTGGTGGCATGCACACGGCAACAGCCGGGCCCTGTTCTCGCTGCGGCTGTTCAAAACCCGGACCTATAAGGTCGGGCTGACAGCCAGCCTGCTGGGCCGTATCGGCAGCGGCATGCTGCCGTTTATGACGCCGCTGTTTATGCAGGTCGGGATGGGCTTTTCCCCGTTCCACGCCGGGCTGATGATGATCCCGATGATCATCGGCAGCATGGGGATGAAACGCATAGTGGTACGAGTGGTTAACCGTTTTGGGTACCGCAACGTGCTGGTAGCCGCGACGCTGATGCTGGCGCTGATCAGCCTGAGTTTCCCGCTGGTGGCCATGCTCGGCTGGATCTGGCTGCTGCCGGTGGTGCTGTTCTTCCAGGGCATGGTTAACTCACTGCGCTTCTCGGCGATAAATACCCTGACGCTGAAAGATTTACCGGACCGGTTGGCCAGCAGCGGCAACAGCTTGCTGTCGATGGTGATGCAACTGTCGATGAGCCTTGGCGTCAGTATCGCCGGTATTCTGATCGGCAGCTTCGCCCATCATCAGGTGGTCACCGACAGCCCGGCTATCCACAGCGCGTTTATTTACAGCTACTGCTGCATGGCATTAATCATCGCCCTGCCTGCGTTGGCCTTCGCCCGCGTCCCGGCGGATACCACCACTAACCGTACGCTGACCAAAGAGCCGGGCACAGGCTCCACGAGGTTGCAACAATGA
- the mdtC_1 gene encoding Multidrug transporter MdtC, which produces MKFFALFIYRPVATTLLTLAIAISGVISFSLLPVSPLPQVDYPVISISASLPGADPETMASSVATPLERALGRIAGVNEMTSMSSLGSTRVILQFDLDRDINGAARDVQAAINAAQSLLPTGMPSRPSYRKVNPSDAPIMILTLTSDTYSQGQLYDFASTQLAQKIAQTEGVGDVSVGGSSLPAVRVELNPSALFNQGISLDAVRQTISNANVRRPQGSVENQQQRWQLQANDELKTAEAYRPLIIHYNNGSAVRLSDVAEVNDSVQDVRNAGMTNAKPAIILAISRAPDANIIETVDRIRAELPALQDNIPASIQLNIAQDRSPTIRASLAEVEQSLVIAIGLVILVVFIFLRSGRATLIPAVAVPVSLIGSFTAMYLCGFSLNNLSLMALTIATGFVVDDAIVVLENISRHIEAGMKPINAALVGVREVGFTVLSMSVSLVVVFIPLLLMEGLPGRLFREFAVTLSVSIGLSLIISLTLTPMMCAYLLRHQPPRSQRRIRGFGKMLLALQKGYGRSLSWVLGHSRWVLAVFLATIALNVWLYVSIPKTFFPEQDTGRLMGFIQADQSISFQAMRVKLEDFMKIVREDPDVENVTGFTGGSRTNSGSMFISLKPLSVRSDDAQKVIARLRAKLAKEPGASLFLMAVQDIRVGGRQANASYQYTLMADDLAALREWEPKIRTALAALPELADVNSDQQDKGSEMDLVYDRETMARLGISVSDANNLLNNAFGQRQISTIYQPLNQYKVVMEVAPPYTQDVSSLDKMFVINSDGKAIPLSYFASWRPANAPLSVNHQGLSAASTISFNLPDGGSLSDATAGIERTMTALGVPSTVRGAFAGTAQVFQETLKSQLLLIAAAIATVYIVLGILYESYIHPLTILSTLPSAGVGALLALELFGAPFSLIALIGIMLLIGIVKKNAIMMVDFALDAQRNGGISAHDAIFQACLLRFRPIMMTTLAALFGALPLVLTHGDGAELRQPLGITIVGGLIVSQLLTLYTTPVVYLYFDRLQMKFRRGKKLDPLPQ; this is translated from the coding sequence GTGAAATTCTTCGCCCTGTTTATCTACCGGCCGGTCGCCACCACGCTGCTGACATTGGCTATCGCCATCAGCGGCGTGATCAGCTTCAGCCTGCTGCCAGTCTCGCCGCTGCCGCAGGTCGACTACCCGGTGATTTCAATCAGCGCTTCGCTGCCGGGTGCCGATCCAGAGACCATGGCCTCGTCGGTGGCGACGCCGCTGGAACGGGCGCTGGGCCGCATTGCCGGGGTCAATGAGATGACCTCGATGAGCTCACTGGGCAGCACCCGGGTGATTCTGCAGTTCGATCTCGATCGTGATATCAACGGGGCCGCGCGTGACGTACAGGCAGCGATTAACGCCGCACAAAGCCTGTTGCCCACCGGCATGCCAAGCCGCCCCAGCTACCGTAAGGTCAACCCGTCCGACGCGCCGATCATGATCCTGACGCTAACCTCGGATACCTACAGCCAGGGCCAACTCTACGATTTTGCCTCGACCCAGCTGGCGCAAAAAATCGCCCAGACCGAAGGAGTGGGTGACGTTTCGGTCGGCGGCAGCTCGCTGCCTGCGGTGCGGGTCGAACTCAACCCGAGCGCCCTGTTCAATCAGGGCATATCGCTCGATGCAGTGCGCCAGACCATCAGCAATGCCAACGTACGCAGGCCACAAGGGTCGGTGGAAAATCAACAGCAGCGCTGGCAGCTCCAGGCCAATGACGAGCTGAAAACCGCCGAGGCCTACCGGCCGCTGATTATCCACTACAACAACGGTTCGGCAGTGCGCCTGAGCGACGTGGCCGAGGTTAACGATTCGGTGCAGGATGTCCGCAACGCCGGGATGACCAATGCCAAGCCGGCGATTATTCTGGCCATCAGCCGGGCGCCGGACGCCAATATCATTGAAACCGTCGATCGCATTCGCGCCGAACTGCCCGCGCTGCAAGACAATATTCCGGCGTCGATCCAATTGAATATCGCCCAGGATCGCTCACCGACCATCCGCGCCTCACTGGCTGAGGTCGAACAGTCGCTGGTGATCGCCATTGGGCTGGTGATCCTGGTGGTGTTCATCTTCCTGCGTTCCGGCCGCGCTACGCTGATCCCGGCGGTAGCGGTGCCGGTCTCGCTGATCGGCTCCTTCACCGCCATGTATCTGTGCGGCTTCAGTCTGAATAACCTGTCGCTGATGGCACTGACCATCGCTACCGGCTTCGTGGTCGACGACGCTATCGTGGTGCTGGAGAATATTTCCCGCCACATCGAGGCCGGCATGAAACCCATTAATGCGGCGCTGGTCGGGGTGCGTGAAGTGGGCTTCACCGTGCTGTCGATGAGCGTGTCGCTGGTGGTAGTGTTTATTCCGCTGCTGCTGATGGAAGGCCTGCCTGGCCGCCTGTTCCGCGAGTTCGCCGTCACCCTGTCGGTGTCGATCGGGCTGTCGCTGATTATCTCGCTGACGCTGACGCCGATGATGTGCGCCTACCTGCTGCGCCACCAGCCGCCGCGCTCGCAGCGGCGCATTCGCGGCTTCGGTAAAATGCTGTTGGCGTTGCAAAAGGGTTATGGTCGTTCGCTAAGCTGGGTGCTTGGCCACTCGCGCTGGGTGCTGGCGGTGTTTCTGGCCACCATCGCGCTCAACGTGTGGCTGTACGTCAGTATTCCAAAAACCTTTTTCCCGGAACAGGATACCGGCCGGCTGATGGGCTTTATCCAGGCCGATCAGAGCATTTCCTTCCAGGCTATGCGCGTTAAGCTGGAAGATTTCATGAAAATCGTGCGTGAAGATCCGGATGTGGAAAACGTCACCGGTTTCACCGGTGGCTCACGCACCAACAGCGGCTCGATGTTTATCTCGTTGAAACCCCTGTCGGTGCGCAGCGATGATGCACAGAAAGTGATCGCTCGCCTGCGCGCCAAATTGGCCAAAGAGCCGGGTGCCAGTCTGTTCCTGATGGCGGTGCAGGATATTCGCGTCGGCGGCCGACAGGCTAACGCCAGCTATCAGTACACTTTGATGGCGGATGACCTCGCTGCGCTGCGCGAATGGGAACCGAAGATCCGCACCGCGCTGGCCGCACTGCCGGAGCTGGCGGACGTCAACTCCGATCAGCAGGACAAAGGCTCGGAAATGGACCTGGTTTACGATCGCGAAACCATGGCCCGTTTGGGGATTTCGGTCTCCGATGCCAATAACCTGCTGAATAACGCCTTCGGCCAGCGCCAGATTTCGACCATCTATCAGCCGCTCAATCAGTACAAAGTGGTGATGGAAGTCGCACCGCCCTATACCCAGGACGTCAGTTCGCTGGACAAGATGTTCGTGATCAACAGCGACGGCAAGGCGATCCCACTGTCCTACTTCGCCAGTTGGCGACCGGCCAATGCACCGCTGTCGGTCAACCATCAGGGGTTGTCGGCCGCCTCGACCATCTCGTTTAACCTGCCGGATGGCGGCAGCCTGTCTGACGCCACCGCCGGCATAGAACGCACCATGACGGCGCTCGGCGTGCCCTCAACCGTGCGAGGGGCCTTTGCCGGTACCGCGCAGGTATTCCAGGAAACGTTGAAATCCCAGTTGCTGCTGATCGCCGCCGCCATCGCCACGGTGTATATCGTGCTAGGTATCCTCTATGAAAGCTATATTCACCCGCTGACCATTCTGTCCACCCTGCCCTCTGCCGGGGTCGGCGCACTGCTGGCGCTGGAGTTGTTCGGCGCGCCGTTCAGCCTGATTGCGCTGATTGGCATTATGCTGCTGATCGGCATTGTGAAGAAAAATGCCATCATGATGGTCGACTTTGCCCTGGATGCACAACGCAACGGCGGTATCAGCGCACATGACGCCATTTTCCAGGCTTGCCTGCTGCGTTTCAGGCCGATCATGATGACCACACTGGCGGCGCTTTTTGGCGCACTGCCATTGGTGTTGACCCACGGCGACGGCGCAGAGTTACGTCAACCGCTCGGCATCACCATCGTGGGTGGCCTGATCGTCAGCCAATTGCTGACGCTCTACACCACCCCGGTGGTTTACCTGTATTTTGACCGGCTGCAGATGAAGTTCCGTCGCGGCAAGAAACTGGATCCTTTGCCCCAATAA